A genomic window from Aquabacterium sp. OR-4 includes:
- a CDS encoding UPF0280 family protein, whose amino-acid sequence MSAATRAALADGRWHFQHGPIDLVLAANGEPAAVAAAHAQAWARFQPLLAELVAELPLLRQPLHSAAPPRLRGAVAQRMVAACLPFAGHIVITPMAAVAGAVAQEIVAAYQRPGIRRAWVNNGGDIALHLAAGSEVSVGLYADLARLDAAAVARTVAGQGTVDGRFTVHAHSAVRGVATSGWRGRSFSLGIADSVTVLAATAAQADAAATVIANAVNVDHPGIVRCPARALRDDSDLGEILVTTAVPPLPPDQVRQALAAGLRCARALQGQGLIAGAALVCQGSLARSPETQPLQCVA is encoded by the coding sequence ATGTCCGCTGCAACCCGCGCCGCACTGGCCGACGGCCGCTGGCACTTCCAGCACGGGCCGATCGACCTGGTGCTGGCCGCCAACGGCGAGCCCGCGGCCGTGGCCGCGGCCCATGCGCAGGCCTGGGCGCGCTTCCAGCCGCTGCTGGCCGAACTGGTGGCCGAGCTGCCGCTGCTGCGCCAGCCGCTGCACAGCGCGGCGCCGCCGCGGCTGCGGGGCGCCGTGGCGCAGCGCATGGTGGCGGCCTGCCTGCCGTTTGCCGGCCACATCGTCATCACGCCGATGGCCGCGGTGGCCGGTGCGGTGGCGCAGGAGATCGTGGCCGCCTACCAGCGCCCGGGCATCCGCCGCGCCTGGGTCAACAACGGCGGCGACATCGCCTTGCACCTGGCGGCGGGCAGCGAGGTCAGCGTGGGCCTGTATGCCGATCTGGCGCGGCTGGATGCCGCCGCCGTGGCGCGCACCGTGGCGGGGCAGGGCACGGTGGATGGCCGCTTCACGGTGCACGCGCACAGTGCCGTGCGCGGCGTGGCCACCAGCGGCTGGCGCGGGCGCAGTTTCTCGCTGGGCATTGCCGACAGCGTGACCGTGCTGGCCGCCACCGCCGCCCAGGCCGATGCCGCCGCCACGGTGATCGCCAATGCGGTGAATGTTGATCACCCGGGCATCGTGCGGTGCCCGGCCAGAGCGCTGCGCGACGACAGCGACCTGGGCGAGATCCTGGTCACCACCGCGGTGCCGCCGCTGCCGCCCGATCAGGTGCGCCAGGCACTCGCCGCGGGCCTGCGCTGCGCCCGGGCGCTGCAGGGCCAGGGCCTGATCGCCGGGGCGGCGCTGGTGTGTCAGGGTTCTCTCGCTCGAAGCCCCGAAACTCAGCCGCTACAGTGCGTGGCCTGA
- a CDS encoding TetR family transcriptional regulator, with the protein MATTRRQPAAKAGKATKTRADGTRKPGVRELAAQATREAILRAATKVFAKSGFDGGRIEAISKAAKSYDRMIYYYFGSKEGLFVAVLEDTYRRFNEAEQALDLDVTQPQRALEQVIRFVWRYYQQHPEFITLLNTENLHRGRHLAKSAKAREYSSPVIDITDRVLQSGVGQGVFRSGLAARDVYLTIAAMAYFYLSNRHTLSAFLGENLEAPAALVHWEAHVVDTVQRSVAA; encoded by the coding sequence ATGGCCACCACGCGCCGCCAGCCCGCCGCCAAGGCCGGCAAGGCCACCAAGACCCGCGCCGACGGCACCCGCAAGCCCGGCGTGCGCGAGCTGGCCGCGCAGGCCACGCGCGAGGCCATCCTGCGCGCGGCCACCAAGGTGTTTGCCAAGAGCGGCTTCGACGGTGGCCGCATCGAGGCCATCAGCAAGGCGGCCAAGTCCTACGACCGGATGATCTACTACTACTTCGGGTCGAAGGAGGGGTTGTTCGTCGCGGTGCTCGAAGACACCTACCGCCGCTTCAACGAGGCCGAGCAGGCGCTCGACCTCGACGTGACGCAGCCGCAGCGCGCGCTCGAGCAGGTGATCCGCTTCGTCTGGCGCTACTACCAGCAGCACCCCGAGTTCATCACCCTGCTCAACACCGAGAACCTGCACCGCGGCCGCCACCTGGCCAAGAGCGCCAAGGCGCGCGAGTACTCGTCGCCGGTGATCGACATCACCGACCGCGTGCTGCAAAGCGGTGTGGGCCAGGGCGTGTTCCGCAGCGGCCTGGCCGCCCGCGACGTGTACCTGACGATTGCCGCGATGGCCTACTTCTACCTCAGCAACCGGCACACGCTGTCGGCGTTTCTGGGCGAGAACCTCGAGGCCCCCGCCGCGCTGGTGCACTGGGAGGCCCATGTGGTCGACACCGTGCAGCGCAGCGTGGCGGCCTGA
- a CDS encoding crotonase/enoyl-CoA hydratase family protein — protein sequence MEQRVRVTISESGVAEVALTRADKMNALDMAMFEAIAAAIAQLRNEPRARVVVLHGEGRAFCAGLDMGRFAKIADGADGGVRDLRTRTHGIANSAQFLGLGWRELPVPVIAAVQGVAFGGGLQLALGADIRLIAPDARMSVMEIKWGLVPDMAGVALMRGLVRDDVARELTYTGREVAGDEAVRLGLATRVCADPLAEARAMAQAIAARSPSAIRAGKRLMNLAGQTLDASAARLLQAESDEQAALMGAPHQVEAVRANLDKRAPVFVD from the coding sequence ATGGAACAGCGCGTGCGCGTGACGATCAGCGAGAGCGGCGTGGCCGAGGTGGCCCTCACCCGCGCCGACAAGATGAACGCGCTGGACATGGCCATGTTCGAGGCCATTGCCGCGGCCATCGCCCAGCTCCGCAACGAGCCCCGGGCGCGTGTGGTGGTGCTGCATGGCGAAGGCCGGGCCTTTTGCGCCGGGCTCGACATGGGCCGCTTCGCCAAGATCGCCGATGGCGCCGACGGCGGCGTGCGCGACCTGCGCACCCGCACCCATGGCATCGCCAACTCGGCGCAGTTTCTCGGCCTGGGCTGGCGCGAGCTGCCGGTGCCGGTGATCGCGGCGGTGCAGGGCGTGGCCTTTGGCGGCGGCCTGCAGCTGGCGCTGGGCGCCGACATCCGCCTGATCGCGCCCGACGCGCGCATGAGCGTGATGGAGATCAAGTGGGGCCTGGTGCCCGACATGGCCGGCGTGGCGCTGATGCGCGGCCTGGTGCGCGACGATGTGGCGCGCGAACTCACCTACACCGGCCGCGAGGTGGCCGGCGACGAAGCCGTGCGCCTGGGCCTGGCCACGCGGGTGTGCGCCGACCCGCTGGCCGAGGCCCGCGCCATGGCCCAGGCCATCGCGGCGCGCAGCCCCAGCGCCATCCGCGCCGGCAAGCGCCTGATGAACCTGGCCGGCCAGACCCTCGACGCCAGCGCGGCCCGCCTGCTGCAGGCCGAGAGCGACGAGCAGGCGGCCCTGATGGGCGCACCGCACCAGGTGGAGGCGGTGCGCGCCAACCTGGACAAGCGCGCGCCGGTGTTCGTGGATTGA
- a CDS encoding 6-hydroxynicotinate reductase: MPDHEHTKTDGLGELPAVPAAAEAVPARADWRAAPRNDKMAAHKLECNACPVLCQISEGKAGACDRYANQGGSLVRVDPVLIVDRRLAAGAAGALVPFLATPAGPDAAGLAVAASVVESPAENPATNPATNLATNPAGAEPADGERWFVTAVGASTTYPDYKPAPFIVGSQVQGVDMVTVVTEGIFSYCSLKLKIDTDRWLGPEQANVRCKGEVVGHVSTAEYGSQMLSLGGVHHITGGSKKEGRITVEMMQALGNQQAMELSIDGGATIVVQAGRPPIVNGQPETRMRVGCGSATVGIFAEQFKGVADEVVVVDDHITGVLTEHQAGRCLQMRPSGLKVRGRKSTPGRWFQVANPGNGWGGTDLSDPLAIVEGWDAGQAWPGQRLLFTSTTGEHAAWYVLDAALKPQPAAMPEAARTIVERIGENCEPALCTVLFIGGAGGSLRAGVTDNPVRLTRAIKQAVVNVTCGGAPAYVWPGGGITVMVDVTRMPARSFGTVPTPAIVAPIEFTMRASDYQALGGHMAYVRPLAQVLATGAWHRDGAPLARQAIAAGPANAWPLASGPLLG, translated from the coding sequence ATGCCTGACCACGAGCACACCAAGACGGACGGCCTGGGCGAACTGCCGGCCGTGCCCGCTGCAGCCGAGGCGGTGCCCGCGCGTGCCGACTGGCGCGCCGCACCGCGCAACGACAAGATGGCCGCGCACAAGCTCGAGTGCAATGCCTGCCCGGTGCTGTGTCAGATCAGCGAGGGCAAGGCCGGCGCCTGCGACCGCTACGCCAACCAGGGCGGCAGCCTGGTTCGGGTGGACCCGGTGCTGATCGTCGACCGGCGCCTGGCTGCCGGTGCGGCCGGCGCGCTGGTGCCGTTTCTGGCCACGCCGGCCGGGCCCGATGCGGCTGGCCTGGCCGTGGCCGCCAGCGTGGTCGAAAGCCCGGCTGAAAACCCGGCCACCAACCCGGCCACCAACCTGGCCACCAACCCGGCCGGCGCCGAGCCGGCCGACGGCGAGCGCTGGTTCGTCACCGCCGTGGGTGCCTCGACCACCTACCCCGACTACAAGCCCGCGCCCTTCATCGTGGGCTCGCAGGTGCAGGGGGTGGACATGGTCACCGTGGTCACCGAAGGCATCTTCAGCTACTGCAGCCTGAAGCTGAAGATCGACACCGACCGCTGGCTCGGCCCCGAGCAGGCCAATGTGCGCTGCAAGGGCGAGGTGGTGGGCCATGTGTCCACCGCCGAGTACGGCTCGCAGATGCTCAGCCTGGGCGGCGTGCACCACATCACCGGCGGCAGCAAGAAGGAAGGCCGCATCACGGTGGAGATGATGCAGGCGCTGGGCAACCAGCAGGCGATGGAGCTGAGCATCGACGGCGGCGCCACCATCGTGGTGCAGGCCGGCCGGCCGCCCATCGTCAACGGCCAGCCCGAGACGCGCATGCGCGTGGGCTGCGGCTCGGCCACGGTGGGCATCTTTGCCGAGCAGTTCAAGGGCGTGGCCGACGAGGTGGTGGTGGTCGACGACCACATCACCGGCGTGCTCACCGAGCACCAGGCCGGCCGCTGCCTGCAGATGCGGCCCTCGGGCCTGAAGGTGCGCGGCCGCAAGAGCACGCCGGGGCGCTGGTTCCAGGTGGCCAACCCGGGCAACGGCTGGGGCGGCACCGATCTGAGCGATCCGCTGGCCATCGTCGAGGGCTGGGACGCCGGCCAGGCCTGGCCCGGCCAGCGCCTGCTGTTCACCAGCACCACCGGCGAGCATGCCGCCTGGTATGTGCTCGACGCCGCGCTGAAACCCCAGCCGGCGGCCATGCCCGAGGCCGCGCGCACCATCGTCGAGCGCATCGGCGAGAACTGCGAGCCCGCGCTGTGCACCGTGCTGTTCATCGGCGGCGCCGGCGGCAGCCTGCGGGCCGGCGTCACCGACAACCCGGTGCGGCTCACCCGGGCCATCAAGCAGGCGGTGGTCAATGTCACCTGCGGCGGTGCGCCGGCCTATGTGTGGCCCGGCGGCGGCATCACGGTGATGGTGGACGTGACCCGCATGCCGGCGCGCAGCTTTGGCACCGTGCCCACGCCGGCCATCGTGGCGCCTATCGAGTTCACCATGCGGGCCAGCGACTACCAGGCGCTGGGCGGCCACATGGCCTATGTGCGGCCGCTGGCCCAGGTGCTGGCCACCGGCGCCTGGCACCGCGACGGCGCCCCGCTGGCGCGCCAGGCCATTGCGGCCGGGCCGGCCAATGCCTGGCCGCTGGCCAGCGGGCCCTTGCTCGGCTAG
- a CDS encoding NUDIX hydrolase, with amino-acid sequence MQRTDALRALIANRLSAWAHHEPDAGACKPAAVGLVIADEGTGAALRGLTGKPRGWSTRAALILTRRAARMNRHAGQWALPGGRMDAGETAEQTVLRELAEEVGLVLDPGVVLGRLDSFVTRSGYAITPVVLWAGAARVLQANPDEVASIHRIPLAELLREDAPMLEPLEGSAHPVLKMPVGRQWIAAPTAALLYQFREVCLQGRATRVWHFEQPRFAWR; translated from the coding sequence ATGCAGCGCACCGACGCGCTGCGCGCGCTGATCGCCAACCGCCTTTCGGCCTGGGCCCACCATGAGCCCGATGCCGGCGCCTGCAAGCCGGCGGCCGTGGGCCTGGTGATCGCCGACGAAGGCACCGGCGCCGCGCTGCGTGGCCTGACCGGCAAGCCGCGCGGCTGGAGCACCCGCGCGGCGCTGATCCTCACCCGCCGCGCCGCGCGCATGAACCGCCATGCCGGCCAGTGGGCGCTGCCGGGCGGCCGCATGGACGCCGGCGAGACCGCCGAGCAGACCGTGCTGCGCGAGCTGGCCGAGGAGGTGGGCCTGGTGCTCGACCCGGGCGTGGTGCTGGGCCGGCTGGACAGCTTTGTCACCCGCTCGGGCTATGCCATCACGCCGGTGGTGCTGTGGGCCGGCGCCGCGCGTGTGCTGCAGGCCAATCCCGACGAGGTGGCCAGCATCCACCGCATACCGCTGGCCGAGCTGCTGCGCGAGGACGCGCCGATGCTCGAGCCGCTGGAAGGCAGCGCGCACCCGGTGCTGAAGATGCCGGTGGGCCGCCAGTGGATCGCCGCGCCCACCGCGGCGCTGCTGTACCAGTTTCGCGAGGTGTGCCTGCAGGGCCGGGCCACCCGCGTGTGGCACTTCGAGCAGCCGCGCTTCGCCTGGCGTTGA
- a CDS encoding DUF3047 domain-containing protein — protein MLPSLDLTPPRRRARPAQAGDRHRHGQGHGRRQRRPPRRLAGLLACALVSLLAVTAGAAGGNVLKPWLGAGDQAAAPWHVVGLPRQAKPFTQFRVVALEGERVLRVEADQSYGNLVMAVPPDTAAHSLSWRWRLDEANAQADLRRKDGDDSALKVCAFFDEPLSAVPFVERQLLRMARGLSSEPLPAATVCYVWDSRLAPGTTLVNAFTRRVRLIVLRGPESPLHRWHTEQRDIVADYMRLFGDETDSAPPLMGVGLGGDADNTHGRSLGHLADLSLQ, from the coding sequence ATGCTGCCCAGCCTGGATCTCACGCCGCCACGTCGGCGCGCCCGCCCTGCCCAGGCGGGTGATCGCCATCGCCATGGCCAAGGCCATGGCCGGCGCCAGCGCCGCCCGCCGCGCCGCCTGGCCGGCCTGCTGGCCTGCGCGCTGGTCAGCCTGCTGGCCGTCACTGCTGGTGCGGCCGGCGGCAATGTGCTCAAGCCCTGGCTGGGCGCGGGCGATCAGGCCGCCGCGCCCTGGCATGTGGTGGGCCTGCCGCGCCAGGCCAAGCCCTTCACGCAGTTTCGCGTGGTGGCGCTCGAGGGCGAGCGGGTGCTGCGCGTCGAGGCCGACCAGTCCTACGGCAACCTGGTGATGGCCGTGCCGCCCGACACCGCCGCGCACAGCCTCAGCTGGCGCTGGCGGCTCGACGAGGCCAATGCCCAGGCCGACCTGCGCCGCAAGGACGGCGACGACTCGGCGCTGAAGGTCTGCGCGTTTTTTGACGAGCCGCTGTCGGCCGTGCCCTTTGTCGAGCGCCAGCTGCTGCGCATGGCGCGTGGCCTGAGCAGCGAGCCGCTGCCGGCCGCCACCGTGTGCTACGTGTGGGATTCGCGGCTGGCGCCCGGCACCACGCTGGTCAACGCCTTCACGCGGCGGGTGCGGCTGATCGTGCTGCGCGGCCCCGAATCACCGCTGCACCGCTGGCACACCGAGCAGCGCGACATCGTGGCCGACTACATGCGCCTGTTCGGCGACGAGACCGACAGCGCGCCGCCGCTGATGGGCGTGGGCCTGGGCGGTGACGCCGACAACACCCATGGCCGCAGCCTGGGCCACCTGGCCGACCTGAGCCTGCAGTGA
- a CDS encoding intradiol ring-cleavage dioxygenase, giving the protein MNRSSPSGSPPDTVLRRRGALGAISGLGALSLLGCGGGSGGGIATATSSGSVAGAGSLAIDAATEEAMSSILASAATCSVQPDETEGPYPLRAILGNAALQRADITAGKTGLPLTLRIKLVDVNKGCAPISGAWVYIWHCDKDGLYSGYDASNNAGQASYDYLRGVQQSSSAGLVTFKTVYPGWYAGRITHIHCMVFLAGSSLASTTVSVCTTQFAFPLAITTAVYNTALYAKGQNSSVTSFAADNVFSDGTSVQMLALSGSASAGYAGGIVLGVDQTHVASTGSTGGDTGGGTPPGGGTPPGGGTPPGGGTPPGGAGPIG; this is encoded by the coding sequence ATGAACAGATCTTCTCCAAGCGGCAGCCCGCCCGACACCGTGCTGCGCCGGCGCGGCGCGCTGGGCGCGATCAGCGGCCTGGGCGCCTTGTCGCTGCTGGGCTGCGGCGGCGGCAGCGGCGGCGGCATTGCCACGGCCACCAGCAGCGGCAGCGTGGCGGGCGCCGGCAGCCTGGCCATCGACGCCGCCACCGAGGAAGCCATGTCCTCGATCCTGGCCAGCGCGGCCACCTGCAGCGTGCAGCCCGACGAGACCGAGGGCCCGTACCCGCTGCGCGCCATCCTGGGCAACGCCGCGCTGCAGCGTGCCGACATCACCGCCGGCAAGACCGGTCTGCCGCTCACCCTGCGCATCAAGCTGGTGGACGTGAACAAGGGCTGCGCCCCGATCAGCGGCGCCTGGGTCTACATCTGGCACTGCGACAAGGACGGCCTGTACTCGGGCTACGACGCCAGCAACAACGCCGGCCAGGCCAGCTACGACTACCTGCGCGGCGTGCAGCAAAGCAGCAGCGCCGGCCTGGTGACCTTCAAGACCGTCTACCCCGGCTGGTACGCGGGCCGCATCACGCACATCCACTGCATGGTGTTCCTGGCCGGCAGCAGCCTGGCCAGCACCACGGTCTCGGTGTGCACCACGCAGTTCGCGTTTCCGCTGGCCATCACCACCGCGGTCTACAACACCGCGCTGTATGCCAAGGGCCAGAACAGCTCGGTGACCAGCTTTGCCGCCGACAACGTGTTCAGCGACGGCACCTCGGTGCAGATGCTGGCACTGTCGGGCAGCGCCAGCGCAGGCTATGCCGGCGGCATCGTGCTGGGGGTCGACCAGACCCATGTGGCCTCCACCGGCAGCACAGGCGGCGACACCGGCGGCGGCACCCCGCCGGGTGGCGGCACCCCGCCCGGCGGTGGCACCCCCCCGGGCGGCGGCACCCCACCCGGCGGTGCCGGGCCCATCGGCTGA
- a CDS encoding PEP-CTERM sorting domain-containing protein (PEP-CTERM proteins occur, often in large numbers, in the proteomes of bacteria that also encode an exosortase, a predicted intramembrane cysteine proteinase. The presence of a PEP-CTERM domain at a protein's C-terminus predicts cleavage within the sorting domain, followed by covalent anchoring to some some component of the (usually Gram-negative) cell surface. Many PEP-CTERM proteins exhibit an unusual sequence composition that includes large numbers of potential glycosylation sites. Expression of one such protein has been shown restore the ability of a bacterium to form floc, a type of biofilm.), producing MTIRLAARSGFQGAARSLVLAATCACLPAWASDNLVDNASFESGLSGWLSSGDVGWISGSAADGLASAVLATADAALTWTLATAVDVSQITDFSLAVQNDGGALNLVVLGYADGSSSGTEVMLFDLGNADWTRYSLTDQLAAGQQLLSFTLYGSSGGATLLDAVRLATVSSVPEPGRAVLLAGGALLLGALGRRRSRA from the coding sequence ATGACCATCCGTCTTGCCGCCCGCAGCGGCTTTCAAGGTGCCGCCCGCTCGCTGGTGCTGGCCGCCACCTGCGCCTGCCTGCCCGCCTGGGCCAGCGACAACCTGGTGGACAACGCCAGCTTTGAAAGCGGCCTGTCGGGCTGGCTCAGCAGCGGGGATGTCGGCTGGATCAGCGGCTCGGCCGCCGATGGCCTGGCATCGGCCGTGCTGGCCACCGCCGACGCCGCGCTCACCTGGACCCTGGCCACGGCCGTGGACGTGAGCCAGATCACCGACTTCAGCCTGGCCGTGCAGAACGACGGCGGCGCGCTGAACCTGGTGGTGCTGGGCTACGCCGACGGCAGCAGCAGCGGCACCGAGGTGATGCTGTTCGACCTGGGCAACGCCGACTGGACGCGCTACAGCCTCACCGACCAGCTGGCCGCCGGTCAGCAGCTGCTGAGCTTCACCCTCTACGGCAGCAGCGGCGGCGCCACCTTGCTGGACGCGGTGCGCCTGGCCACCGTGTCCAGCGTGCCCGAGCCCGGCCGTGCCGTGCTGCTGGCCGGCGGGGCCCTGCTGCTGGGCGCGCTGGGCCGCCGCCGCAGCCGCGCCTGA
- a CDS encoding ferredoxin--NADP reductase, whose protein sequence is MSAFLEEKVLTVHHWTDRLFSFTTTRDPALRFSNGHFTMIGLRVNGKPLLRAYSVASANYEETLEFLSIKVQDGPLTSKLQHIQPGDTLIVGKKPTGTLVVDYLLPAKRLYLLSSGTGLAPFMSIIRDPETYERFEEVILVHGVREVKELAYHDYITQELPQHEFLGEMVSKQLKYYPTVTREPFKNQGRSTDLISSGKLFSDLGVPPLSPAEDRVMICGSPGLLKDLKVLLEQRGFKEGNTSTPGDYVVERAFVEQ, encoded by the coding sequence ATGAGCGCCTTCCTCGAAGAAAAAGTCCTGACCGTTCACCACTGGACGGACCGCCTGTTCTCCTTCACCACCACGCGCGACCCGGCGCTGCGGTTCTCGAACGGCCACTTCACGATGATCGGCCTGCGCGTCAACGGCAAGCCGCTGCTGCGTGCCTACAGCGTGGCCAGCGCCAACTACGAGGAGACGCTCGAGTTCCTGAGCATCAAGGTGCAGGACGGCCCGCTGACCAGCAAGCTGCAGCACATCCAGCCGGGCGACACGCTGATCGTGGGCAAGAAGCCCACCGGCACCCTGGTGGTCGACTACCTGTTGCCGGCCAAGCGCCTGTACCTGCTGAGCTCGGGCACCGGCCTGGCGCCGTTCATGAGCATCATCCGCGACCCCGAGACCTACGAGCGCTTCGAGGAGGTGATCCTGGTGCACGGCGTGCGCGAGGTGAAGGAGCTGGCCTACCACGACTACATCACGCAGGAGCTGCCGCAGCACGAGTTCCTGGGCGAGATGGTGAGCAAGCAGCTCAAGTACTACCCCACGGTCACGCGCGAGCCGTTCAAGAACCAGGGCCGCAGCACCGACCTGATCAGCAGCGGCAAGCTGTTCAGCGACCTGGGCGTGCCGCCCCTGAGCCCGGCCGAAGACCGCGTGATGATCTGCGGCAGCCCGGGCCTGCTCAAAGACCTGAAGGTGCTGCTCGAGCAGCGCGGCTTCAAGGAAGGCAACACCTCGACGCCGGGCGACTACGTGGTCGAACGCGCCTTCGTCGAGCAGTAA
- a CDS encoding amidohydrolase family protein — MAEVAAGAKSGKVVIRNIGLMLSGDLERPILDADCIVVMDGVITAVGREKDVDAGEPDTLIDARGTCVAPGLIDSHVHPVFGDWTPRQNQIGWIDSTMHGGVTSMISAGEVHLPGRPKDIVGLKALAITAQRAFDNFRPGGVKVLAGAPVIEKGMVESDFAELAAAGVKLLGEVGLGSVKAGYEAQQMVAWARKHGIQSTIHTGGPSIPGSGLIDKDVVLEADADVIGHINGGHTSLPERDVCTLCEKSSRAIEIVHNGNERVAIAAAQAALQLKCPHRVILGTDGPAGSGVQPLGMLRLISLLSSLGNIPAELVFCFATGNTARIRSLNCGLIEVGRDADFVFMDRAQHSAGKTLLDSVQLGDIPGVGMVMIDGIVRCGRSRNTPPATEVPVVVGGH, encoded by the coding sequence ATGGCCGAAGTGGCAGCGGGCGCGAAGTCCGGCAAGGTGGTGATCCGCAACATCGGGTTGATGCTCTCGGGCGATCTCGAGCGGCCGATCCTCGATGCCGACTGCATCGTGGTGATGGATGGCGTGATCACCGCCGTGGGCCGCGAGAAGGATGTCGATGCGGGCGAGCCCGACACGCTGATCGATGCCCGCGGCACCTGCGTGGCGCCGGGCCTGATCGACAGCCATGTGCACCCGGTGTTCGGCGACTGGACGCCGCGGCAGAACCAGATCGGCTGGATCGACAGCACCATGCACGGCGGCGTCACCAGCATGATCTCGGCCGGCGAGGTGCACCTGCCCGGCCGGCCGAAGGACATCGTGGGCCTGAAGGCCCTGGCCATCACCGCGCAGCGGGCGTTCGACAACTTCCGCCCCGGCGGCGTCAAGGTGCTGGCCGGCGCGCCCGTCATCGAGAAGGGCATGGTCGAGAGCGACTTTGCCGAGCTGGCCGCCGCCGGCGTGAAGCTGCTGGGCGAGGTGGGTCTGGGCTCGGTGAAGGCCGGCTATGAGGCCCAGCAGATGGTGGCCTGGGCGCGCAAGCACGGCATCCAGAGCACCATCCACACCGGCGGGCCCAGCATCCCGGGCTCGGGCCTGATCGACAAGGACGTGGTGCTGGAGGCCGATGCCGATGTCATCGGCCACATCAATGGCGGCCACACCAGCCTGCCCGAGCGCGACGTGTGCACGCTGTGCGAGAAGAGCAGCCGCGCGATCGAGATCGTGCACAACGGCAACGAGCGCGTGGCCATTGCCGCGGCGCAGGCCGCGCTGCAGCTGAAGTGCCCGCACCGCGTGATCCTGGGCACCGACGGGCCGGCCGGCTCGGGCGTGCAGCCGCTGGGCATGCTGCGGCTGATCAGCCTGCTGTCCTCGCTGGGCAACATCCCGGCCGAGCTGGTGTTCTGCTTTGCCACCGGCAACACCGCGCGCATCCGCTCGCTGAACTGCGGCCTGATCGAGGTCGGCCGAGACGCCGACTTCGTGTTCATGGATCGCGCCCAGCACAGCGCCGGCAAGACGCTGCTGGACAGCGTTCAGCTCGGCGACATTCCCGGCGTGGGCATGGTGATGATCGACGGCATCGTGCGCTGCGGCCGCAGCCGCAACACGCCACCGGCCACCGAGGTGCCGGTGGTGGTGGGCGGGCACTGA
- a CDS encoding amino acid synthesis family protein has protein sequence MIDIRRVFTSVEDIFHEGGPRAARPLRRGSIAAVLTNPYAGRYEADILPMMAALNPVGLDLAQRLLAAMAVPVADIQGYGKGAIIGAAGEHEHGALWHVPGGYAMRELLGWKGDAAAYAAGQGEAKTGQPANALAIVPSTKKVGGPGCTLDVPLTHINASYVRSHFDAIEVRVPGAPRPDEMVVILAMSTGPRVHARVGGLAADAIAKWDGQR, from the coding sequence CTGATCGACATCCGCCGCGTGTTCACCAGCGTCGAAGACATCTTCCACGAGGGTGGCCCGCGCGCCGCCCGGCCGCTGCGCCGCGGCAGCATTGCCGCCGTCCTGACCAACCCCTATGCCGGCCGCTACGAGGCCGACATCCTGCCGATGATGGCGGCGCTCAACCCCGTGGGCCTGGACCTGGCGCAGCGCCTGCTGGCCGCGATGGCCGTGCCGGTGGCCGACATCCAGGGCTATGGCAAGGGCGCCATCATCGGCGCCGCCGGCGAGCACGAGCACGGTGCGCTGTGGCATGTGCCGGGCGGCTATGCCATGCGCGAGCTGCTGGGCTGGAAGGGCGACGCCGCGGCCTATGCCGCCGGCCAGGGCGAGGCCAAGACCGGCCAGCCGGCCAACGCGCTGGCCATCGTGCCCAGCACCAAGAAGGTGGGCGGCCCCGGCTGCACGCTGGACGTGCCGTTGACCCACATCAACGCCAGCTATGTGCGCAGCCACTTCGACGCCATCGAGGTGCGCGTACCCGGCGCGCCGCGGCCCGACGAGATGGTGGTGATCCTGGCCATGAGCACCGGCCCGCGGGTGCATGCCCGCGTCGGCGGCCTGGCGGCCGACGCCATTGCCAAGTGGGACGGCCAACGCTGA